The sequence AGGGAGCACCATGGAGTCACTCGCTTATCTTGTTCGGCTTAGCACTGCTGGCCTTCTGCTCGACGTGAACACCTTCCGGTCCCAACGTGATAACCCATATGCATTACGTGAAGGATTCTTAGTTGTGCTGATAGTGGGCATTCTGGTTGGGATCGCCGGATTGATCGGAAATCTGTTGAGCAGACTGGCCAGTCCCGATCCGTTAGCTACACTCGCCATCGTGCAACGCTCGCTGGAACGCATGGCGCTTGTCGTTGAACTACAGCGAATCAACCCTGATTTTAGCCTTGATCCGGTTTTCAGTCAGCTCGCAACGACCTTTAGCATCTTGCAATGGAGTGGCGTTATTGGCGCCCTGATCACGCCTTTCGTCTATCTTTTGGGCTGGCTGATATACGGTATCGTCGCGCATCTGACAGCGCGCGCCCTCGGCGGCGAAGGTACCTTGGCCCAAACTCTTGGCTGTACCGCGTTGGCAAGTGGCGCCAACTTGCTCGCAATTGCACAAATCATTCCGTTTGTCACGGTTGCCGGCACCACACTATTGGGCCTGATCGGCTGTTATATTGGTCTGCGCACAGCCCATCAATTATCGGCGTGGCGTGCCTTTTGGGCTGCGCTGCTGGGTCCAATCTTGCTTGGCCTTCTGCTTCTAGTCATCAGTTGTGGGGGAGTAGCAGTACTGGTCGCTGCTGCCCAGGGGAGCTGATATGTCGATCATGGATACGTTCAACGGTGCATTGACCCTCAATCAGCGCGTCTTTGCCGAGATGCGCGA comes from Chloroflexus sp. Y-396-1 and encodes:
- a CDS encoding YIP1 family protein, translated to MESLAYLVRLSTAGLLLDVNTFRSQRDNPYALREGFLVVLIVGILVGIAGLIGNLLSRLASPDPLATLAIVQRSLERMALVVELQRINPDFSLDPVFSQLATTFSILQWSGVIGALITPFVYLLGWLIYGIVAHLTARALGGEGTLAQTLGCTALASGANLLAIAQIIPFVTVAGTTLLGLIGCYIGLRTAHQLSAWRAFWAALLGPILLGLLLLVISCGGVAVLVAAAQGS